Part of the Methylovirgula sp. 4M-Z18 genome is shown below.
AATTGCATGACCTTCTTGGTCGTCGCGACATCCTCGGTCAGGTCGAGATAATGAACGCCGTTGGCGACGGCCGCAGCCGCAATCTGGCTGGTGAAATAATAGGGCGCGGCGCTGAGGACTGCGAATTTTCCGGCCAGGATGCGATCGAATTCGTTGCGGTCGAGAATGTCGATCCGCTCGAACCGCACCCGGTCGGGATGGTGCAGGATCTTGGGCACGGGCGCGGCCCGATCGACTGCGGTGACGAGATAGTCGCCCGTCGCGCTGAGCATTTCGACGATGGCCGCACCGATTTTGCCGGTGCCAACCACAACCACCTCCCGCATGTCTAGCCCTCGCTGCGCGCCTTGCGATTGCGAATCTTCGCCAATCGTGTCGCACCTTGAGTGTGCTCCTCTTTGGCGCGGGAAGGAATATGGCACCTGCCGGCTTCGACCGCAGATTTCTGAAAAGCCTTCCAAGCGGCAGCATGTGTCGCTGCATCCTCGGCCACAGCCGGATAAACGCACACAAACAGTCGGTTAAGTTTGCCGCGAGAAGCACGGATTGATCTTCTCCTCACCGGCATGCCACAGTATGTCAGGCTCGTGACCGGTTTACGTCCGATATTTTAGGCCGGGATGGTGGGCTTCGAGATGTGTCGGTGTGAAGGGAGTTGAATGGCGTCTTTGATCGACTTTCTGCACCGTCTCAATCCGCTCTTCACGCTATCGGGTTTCGCGATCGGAGCGCTGGTTGGGCTGACGGGTGTTGGCGGCGGGTCCTTGATGACGCCGGTGCTGGTTCTGTTGTTCCACGTTCATCCGCCGACTGCCGTCGGCACGGATCTGCTTTACGCCGGCTTGACGAAGATCGGTGGCGCATTCGTGCACGGCCGCAACGAGACGGTAGATTGGCGCGTCACGCGGCGCCTCGCCATGGGCAGCGTGCCGGCTGCGATCATCACCTTGCTGGCACTCGCGCATTTCGGTCAGAACGGCGCGACCACCAATCAGATCATTACGACAACGCTTGGATTTGCGCTCATTCTGACGGCCATCTTCTTGCTGGCTCAGACCTGGGTTCTCGACAGGGCGGCGGCCCTCAAAGACGTGACGGTGAAG
Proteins encoded:
- a CDS encoding sulfite exporter TauE/SafE family protein, yielding MASLIDFLHRLNPLFTLSGFAIGALVGLTGVGGGSLMTPVLVLLFHVHPPTAVGTDLLYAGLTKIGGAFVHGRNETVDWRVTRRLAMGSVPAAIITLLALAHFGQNGATTNQIITTTLGFALILTAIFLLAQTWVLDRAAALKDVTVKRARVRGFTILLGAVLGVMVSISSVGAGAIGVTILWMLYPKLPTVRIVGSDIAHAVPLTLIAGVGYWWLGSIDWAMLVSLLFGSIPGISIASHFSARVPDRVLRPLLACTLLLVGGRLVF